From the genome of Vicia villosa cultivar HV-30 ecotype Madison, WI linkage group LG2, Vvil1.0, whole genome shotgun sequence, one region includes:
- the LOC131650679 gene encoding F-box protein SKIP23-like: MEIVDWGNLEALPLSLIFDKLVESIDHIYFSLVCKNWYSTAKFNHQNRQIKNNVLPMLMIPTRSKCRTKRCLYGISSKTVYPFQLHVPYNKRLCGSSHGWIARLDCISKLNVITLLNPFKKLVSIPLPPIDMPYEYMNIISYECNVHKVVLSSNPTFTPHDYIVVAIYTSRNCLAFIKAGQKVWTYIDHDYFCFSDVIFYKGLVYAVGRWNQIVSFDVCNSKGSLKCEYVIPNVVSSWGDNYAHRSYLVESLEGDLWLVRKFISYPEDDNLPSSGAKKFEVYKLELDFQSAKLIQMLKLDTLGDNVLFVGDSESISLSASYFANYLQKDSIYYTDDFYDDTPRPYPAGPLDMKIYNVRDGSFSQHCPYKPWFRRTPPALWVFPPFQRD; the protein is encoded by the coding sequence ATGGAGATAGTAGATTGGGGAAATTTAGAAGCACTTCCATTGAGTTTGATTTTCGACAAATTGGTAGAAAGTATAGATCACATTTATTTCAGTTTGGTGTGCAAGAATTGGTATTCTACTGCAAAGTTTAATCATCAAAATCGTCAAATTAAAAACAATGTATTGCCAATGTTAATGATTCCAACAAGGAGCAAATGTAGAACAAAGAGATGTTTATATGGTATCTCATCAAAAACAGTTTATCCCTTTCAATTACATGTTCCTTATAACAAGAGGCTCTGTGGTTCAAGTCATGGTTGGATAGCAAGGTTAGATTGTATTTCTAAACTTAATGTTATAACCCTACTAAATCCATTCAAAAAGCTAGTTTCCATCCCTCTACCACCCATTGATATGCCATATGAATATATGAACATTATAAGCTATGAATGTAATGTTCATAAAGTTGTTTTATCTTCCAATCCTACATTTACGCCCCATGATTATATTGTTGTGGCAATTTATACTTCACGTAATTGCCTTGCTTTTATAAAAGCCGGACAAAAGGTATGGACTTACATTGACCACGACTATTTTTGCTTCAGCGATGTTATATTTTATAAAGGACTAGTTTATGCTGTGGGACGATGGAATCAAATAGTCTCTTTTGATGTTTGTAACTCAAAGGGTTCTTTAAAATGCGAGTATGTTATTCCCAATGTTGTTTCATCGTGGGGGGATAATTATGCTCATCGCTCATATCTTGTGGAATCATTGGAGGGAGACTTGTGGCTGGtaagaaaatttattagttaTCCTGAAGATGACAACTTACCTAGTAGTGGTGCAAAAAAGTTTGAAGTGTATAAGTTGGAATTGGATTTTCAAAGTGCTAAACTCATACAAATGTTAAAACTTGATACTTTAGGAGATAATGTTTTATTTGTGGGGGATAGTGAATCTATATCTTTGTCGGCTTCTTATTTTGCTAATTATCTACAAAAAGATTCAATTTACTACACAGATGATTTTTACGATGATACACCACGTCCTTACCCTGCTGGACCATTAGATATGAAAATCTACAATGTAAGAGATGGAAGTTTTAGTCAACATTGCCCTTACAAACCTTGGTTCAGACGGACGCCGCCTGCATTGTGGGTTTTTCCACCGTTTCAGAGAGATTGA
- the LOC131650680 gene encoding uncharacterized protein LOC131650680, with protein sequence MNHYSSLLLVLLLVYVSSSNSISNNVIEVDVICKEASNPSYCSNILNSKPGGAKGVSLVDLADYIIDALIENSTNTDRLITKLIYQMDNDTEINYYSQCKSNLISSDGVTVKLIHASFDLTNKRYPAMVKNIDDVMEYILECIDSLHQHKTSPLVARVVDDYRQSVQVLQIIAKYLNYG encoded by the coding sequence atgaaTCACTACTCCTCTCTCTTGTTGGTGCTTCTTCTTGTTTATGTTTCTTCCTCcaattcaatttcaaacaatgttATTGAAGTAGATGTCATTTGCAAAGAAGCCTCCAATCCTTCATATTGTTCAAATATACTCAACTCAAAGCCTGGAGGAGCAAAAGGTGTAAGCCTTGTTGATCTCGCAGATTACATAATTGATGCTCTTATTGAAAATTCGACCAACACAGACAGACTGATAACTAAATTGATTTACCAAATGGATAATGATACTGAAATAAACTATTATAGTCAATGTAAATCAAATCTTATCAGTTCTGATGGTGTCACTGTTAAGCTTATACATGCATCATTTGATTTGACCAACAAGCGGTATCCAGCCATGGTCAAAAATATAGATGATGTTATGGAatacattcttgaatgtattgaTAGTCTTCATCAACATAAAACCAGTCCTTTAGTCGCAAGAGTTGTTGATGATTATCGACAGAGTGTACAAGTGCTTCAAATtatagcaaaatatttaaattatgggTAA